Proteins found in one Apostichopus japonicus isolate 1M-3 chromosome 16, ASM3797524v1, whole genome shotgun sequence genomic segment:
- the LOC139982585 gene encoding tripartite motif-containing protein 3-like, with the protein MASSSAWTAINEDYFECPICLDTFSEPKVLPCLHRFCYDCLDGVMKGSKRTFNCPMCKHVCQIPRDGVDGFKTDFHLVGMQSFIQQQIPCEDSSMCELLDQFHEKIQAQCHEHVESLSETCCRTCGNIPVCKTCVTTGIHTDHELIDIIEILCLQREKLRYKLSVLEKRPADICKLRTKIEGVLEEERKHSTVNIKKNLQRRHEADISEIENRKSINLKERIKKDEDVDAMEANEIRKLEAEEKREIQLIKLKYVKLRKEKLTPFEEERKEIRLIYSQKEALLMNIIHKLEEELQRKQDAIDLRAVENGEELNRVSNHLFGYINKLEDMMETGNSLFGSNNAWEEARSLRDKDSSCDKLLRDIEEKISEAEALCKFVIKD; encoded by the coding sequence ATGGCAAGCTCGTCTGCCTGGACAGCCATCAACGAAGACTACTTCGAATGTCCTATTTGCTTAGACACTTTCAGTGAACCGAAAGTACTACCGTGTCTTCATCGGTTCTGTTACGACTGTTTGGATGGAGTTATGAAAGGTAGTAAGAGGACTTTTAACTGCCCTATGTGTAAGCATGTCTGTCAAATACCACGCGACGGTGTCGATGGTTTTAAAACTGATTTTCACTTGGTGGGAATGCAGTCGTTTATTCAACAGCAGATACCATGTGAAGATTCTTCAATGTGTGAACTATTGGACCAGTTCCACGAGAAAATACAAGCCCAATGTCATGAGCACGTTGAGAGTCTATCTGAAACTTGCTGTAGAACGTGTGGTAACATACCTGTCTGCAAGACATGTGTTACAACTGGTATTCACACGGACCATGAACTGATTGATATCATTGAAATACTGTGTCTACAGAGAGAGAAACTACGATACAAGCTTAGTGTATTAGAAAAGCGTCCAGCGGATATATGCAAGTTGCGTACAAAGATTGAAGGTGTCTTGGAAGAAGAACGAAAACACAGTACTGTTAATATAAAGAAGAACTTGCAAAGACGGCATGAAGCAGATATCAGCGAGATTGAGAATAGGAAGTCTATAAATTTaaaggaaagaataaaaaaggaTGAAGATGTCGATGCTATGGAGGCAAATGAAATCAGGAAATTGGAAGCTGAAGAGAAGAGAGAAATACAACTTATAAAATTGAAGTATGTTAAATTAAGAAAGGAAAAACTAACTCcctttgaagaagaaagaaaagaaatcagaTTAATTTACAGCCAAAAAGAAGCACTCTTGATGAACATTATCCATAAGCTGGAAGAGGAACTACAGAGAAAGCAAGACGCCATCGATTTACGAGCAGTCGAAAATGGCGAAGAGCTTAACCGAGTCTCGAACCATCTTTTCGGTTACATCAATAAACTTGAAGACATGATGGAAACCGGGAATAGTTTGTTCGGATCAAATAATGCTTGGGAAGAAGCAAGATCTCTCCGAGATAAGGATAGCAGCTGTGACAAACTTCTCAGAGACATAGAGGAGAAAATATCTGAGGCAGAGGCACTGTGTAAATTTGTAATCAAGGATTAA